A genome region from Sceloporus undulatus isolate JIND9_A2432 ecotype Alabama chromosome 1, SceUnd_v1.1, whole genome shotgun sequence includes the following:
- the LOC121921441 gene encoding LOW QUALITY PROTEIN: sulfotransferase 6B1-like (The sequence of the model RefSeq protein was modified relative to this genomic sequence to represent the inferred CDS: deleted 1 base in 1 codon), with amino-acid sequence MAQKGLSENLEKKLEENKKTPPEEGLILYNGELYPAGACKPETLSILHTFKARSDDVVLVGYAKTGTNWLGHILIELEAASGKYDEEERNRRKQQEKELKLMPYLEFGDPEKFQRMEMLPSRRIIRTHLIPHKMPKTFFEQNTKMLVLFRNPKDTAVSYFHFAKSMKLTSSEKTWDEFFSDFINGKVAYGFYLDHITEWNKYIDDKNVMFITYEELKENTTSGLKRIAEFFEFSVTEKDIQTIEEKTSFKTMKERAAETHGDIGQNFFRKGIVGDWKSIFSVDQSEEMDRKFEENVGRTRLGKMLKYEVYCKN; translated from the exons ATGGCTCAGAAAGGATTAAGTGAAAATCTGGAGAAGAaactggaagaaaacaaaaagactCCACCTGAAGAGGGGCTTATTTTATACAATGGGGAGTTATATCCTGCTGGAGCCTGTAAACCAGAAACACTGAGTATTCTCCACACCTTTAAAGCTCGGAGTGATGATGTGGTTTTAGTGGGATATGCCAAAACTG gTACTAATTGGCTTGGTCATATATTAATTGAACTGGAGGCTGCATCTGGAAAGtatgatgaagaagaaaggaacaggaggaagcaacaagaaaaagaattaaaacttATGCCATATCTTGAATTTGGAGATCCTGAGAAGTTTCAG AGGATGGAAATGTTACCTTCCAGAAGAATTATAAGAACACATCTAATTCCTCACAAGAtgcccaaaaca ttttttgaaCAAAACACAAAG aTGCTGGTTTTGTTTCGGAATCCAAAGGACACAGCTGTATCTTACTTCCACTTTGCCAAATCCATGAAATTGACTTCCAGTGAGAAAACCTGGGATGAATTCTTCTCAGACTTTATCAATGGAAAAG TGGCCTACGGCTTTTATTTGGACCATATCACTGAATGGAACAAGTATATCGATGACAAAAATGTTATGTTTATTACCTATGAAGAACTAAAAGAG AATACGACTTCAGGACTAAAAAGAATAGCTGAATTCTTTGAATTTTCTGTGACTGAAAAAGATATTCAGACTATTGAGGAGAAAACCAGTTTCAAAACCATGAAAGAGAGAGCAGCAGAAACCCATGGAGATATAGGCCAGAATTTTTTTCGTAAAG GCATAGTAGGAGACTGGAAGAGCATCTTCTCAGTGGACCAGAGTGAAGAGATGGACAGAAAATTTGAGGAAAATGTAGGAAGAACTAGGCTTGGGAAAATGTTGAAATATGAGGTGTACTGCAAGAACTAA